In Pseudothermotoga hypogea DSM 11164 = NBRC 106472, the following are encoded in one genomic region:
- a CDS encoding DUF1385 domain-containing protein → MKVGGQAVIEGVLMLGSRVSMAVRNKDGEIVLEDLSQGSVATKKLFRVPFLRGFVSLYYSLYFGIKALNRSAEISSGESVKKSELLWTTLFAFGLAIGLFVLLPMWITGLFDALRKNEVLFAVVEGALRLTFFVLYVWIISFFPDVKRLFQYHGAEHMVINAYENSEQLELENVKKYGTIHPRCGTSFIMIFLIFSVVVLSLASPIASKSFVWRLVSRLVLLPLTAGFAYELLRVSSKNPTLLRILFYPGLFFQKLTTAQPDDSQLEVAIAALKRVLPDSSKEEGPDYFG, encoded by the coding sequence GTGAAAGTTGGAGGGCAGGCAGTCATCGAGGGTGTGTTGATGCTTGGAAGCAGGGTGTCAATGGCAGTCAGGAACAAAGACGGTGAGATCGTCCTTGAGGATCTTTCACAAGGTTCTGTGGCGACGAAGAAGCTTTTCAGAGTTCCTTTCCTGAGAGGTTTCGTGAGCCTGTACTATTCTTTGTACTTCGGTATCAAAGCCTTGAACAGATCTGCAGAGATCAGCAGTGGTGAGAGTGTTAAGAAGTCGGAGCTCTTATGGACCACTCTCTTCGCTTTTGGTTTGGCGATAGGACTGTTTGTACTGCTACCCATGTGGATCACGGGATTGTTCGATGCTTTGAGAAAGAACGAAGTTCTCTTTGCCGTCGTTGAGGGGGCTCTGAGATTGACATTTTTCGTTCTGTACGTCTGGATCATATCGTTCTTTCCAGACGTAAAGAGACTCTTTCAGTACCATGGCGCGGAGCATATGGTGATCAACGCTTACGAAAACTCTGAACAGCTGGAGCTGGAGAACGTCAAGAAGTACGGCACGATCCATCCACGTTGCGGCACGAGTTTCATCATGATATTCTTGATCTTCTCGGTCGTGGTGCTCTCTCTCGCAAGCCCGATCGCCTCAAAGAGTTTCGTTTGGAGACTGGTCAGCAGGCTCGTGCTTCTTCCGCTCACAGCAGGTTTCGCTTACGAATTACTCAGAGTATCCTCGAAGAATCCAACTTTGCTCAGGATTCTGTTCTATCCTGGATTGTTCTTTCAAAAACTCACGACGGCTCAGCCAGACGATTCGCAGCTCGAGGTGGCCATCGCTGCACTGAAAAGAGTGTTACCCGACTCATCCAAGGAAGAAGGTCCCGACTACTTCGGTTGA
- a CDS encoding sensor histidine kinase, whose translation MFSTLKWKLTVIQTVLFSLVLGLGLLLTYNVTKQVHISRSVALLRQAVSAYLRNPMRNAPRSGLPAGIAIISSTGEVIFGTIDTQHESFEKFLSHVLSVRKPSYIKLGNDEYLVVKLSVQTFAGQSELFLLSPAGGMGDFLKLLSRMFLILWAIFSLASFLLGHYFVNRSLAPMKRITEELRNISASDLSRRVYDPGTEDEVSNLAKTINDMLNRLQLGFEMQNDFVNDVSHELRTPLTSIQGYAELIEKFSKNSEIVTESARTIRETVQQIIDLTENLLTLSRPVSKVELVRLDLRKFLHEEAEEFSRQFRDFTFEVEGEGEGCSDTRALRIVLKALVENAVKFSTNDKRIILRCGDGWISVKDFGIGIEDSEKKKIFQKFYKSDRSRSTPGYGLGLALADKLVRAIGGTIEVVSEVGKGSEFIVKLPKC comes from the coding sequence ATGTTCTCGACACTTAAATGGAAACTGACCGTAATCCAGACGGTTCTCTTCTCTCTCGTGCTGGGACTCGGATTGTTGCTGACCTACAACGTGACCAAACAAGTGCACATATCACGGTCCGTGGCACTTTTGAGGCAGGCGGTTTCGGCTTATCTGCGCAATCCGATGAGGAACGCGCCAAGATCGGGTTTACCGGCTGGAATTGCCATCATAAGCAGTACGGGTGAGGTGATCTTTGGTACGATAGACACACAACATGAGAGTTTCGAGAAGTTCCTTTCCCATGTTCTCTCAGTCAGGAAACCTTCGTACATCAAGTTGGGTAACGATGAGTATCTCGTTGTGAAACTCTCGGTTCAGACGTTCGCTGGGCAGAGTGAGTTGTTCCTGCTCTCACCTGCGGGAGGAATGGGTGACTTTCTTAAGCTTCTTTCACGCATGTTCTTGATCCTGTGGGCCATTTTCTCTCTGGCTTCTTTCTTGCTGGGGCACTATTTTGTGAACAGATCGCTCGCCCCAATGAAAAGGATCACCGAAGAGCTGAGAAACATAAGCGCATCGGATCTGAGCAGGCGCGTCTACGATCCGGGCACAGAGGACGAAGTTTCCAATCTTGCCAAAACGATCAACGACATGCTGAACAGACTTCAGCTTGGTTTCGAGATGCAGAACGACTTCGTGAACGACGTTTCTCACGAGTTGAGGACACCTTTGACGAGCATTCAAGGTTATGCCGAACTGATCGAGAAGTTCTCAAAGAACAGCGAGATCGTCACCGAGTCGGCGAGAACCATAAGAGAGACCGTTCAGCAGATCATAGATCTCACCGAGAACCTTCTGACACTCTCAAGGCCAGTCTCGAAGGTGGAACTCGTGAGGCTGGACCTGCGCAAATTCCTTCACGAAGAGGCTGAAGAATTTTCCAGACAGTTCAGAGATTTCACGTTCGAAGTCGAGGGCGAAGGTGAAGGTTGTAGTGATACGAGGGCGCTGCGGATCGTTCTGAAAGCGTTGGTGGAAAACGCGGTGAAATTCTCCACAAACGATAAAAGGATCATACTGCGCTGCGGAGACGGATGGATCAGCGTCAAAGATTTCGGAATCGGCATAGAGGACTCTGAAAAGAAGAAAATTTTTCAGAAATTCTACAAATCTGATCGATCGCGCTCAACACCGGGTTATGGACTGGGACTCGCACTTGCGGACAAACTCGTCAGGGCCATCGGTGGCACCATAGAAGTGGTGAGCGAAGTGGGCAAGGGCAGTGAGTTCATCGTGAAACTTCCAAAATGTTGA
- a CDS encoding response regulator transcription factor, whose amino-acid sequence MEDDPKIARLLQILFESHGYEVRIARDGEEGWQLFHLFDPVVVVLDLMLPGMDGFEVLEKIRSIDEEVGVVVLTARGEVENKIKGLKKGADDYVPKPFHLDELLARVESVARRVRKKDIFHIGDVMFVPKMRKLSFPDGKEVSLSDREVAILELFCEKKGSVVSREELLEKVWGDTYNISRNVVDVYVKYLRDKLGESAKFLKTVRGAGYVLDT is encoded by the coding sequence GTGGAGGATGATCCGAAGATAGCACGACTTTTGCAGATCCTGTTTGAAAGCCATGGTTATGAAGTCAGGATCGCCAGGGACGGTGAAGAGGGTTGGCAGCTGTTTCACCTTTTCGATCCTGTGGTGGTCGTCCTGGATTTGATGTTGCCTGGTATGGATGGGTTCGAGGTGCTCGAAAAGATCAGGTCCATCGACGAGGAAGTTGGAGTGGTCGTGCTCACCGCGCGTGGTGAGGTCGAAAACAAGATAAAGGGTCTCAAGAAGGGAGCGGACGATTACGTACCCAAGCCGTTCCACCTCGACGAGTTACTCGCACGTGTGGAGAGTGTGGCAAGAAGAGTTAGAAAGAAGGACATCTTTCATATTGGCGATGTGATGTTCGTGCCGAAGATGAGGAAGCTGAGTTTTCCTGATGGAAAAGAAGTGAGCCTTTCAGATAGAGAAGTAGCCATACTGGAGTTGTTTTGCGAAAAGAAAGGCAGTGTGGTCAGCAGGGAGGAACTGCTCGAAAAGGTGTGGGGAGACACCTACAACATCAGTCGTAACGTGGTGGACGTGTACGTGAAGTATCTGAGAGACAAACTTGGAGAGAGTGCGAAATTTTTGAAGACCGTGCGAGGCGCTGGATATGTTCTCGACACTTAA
- a CDS encoding lytic transglycosylase domain-containing protein — MRSLKWLTTLFLLQTFFVLAIEVPDWFAKLMVETRSKHGLLTDDVYVASLYETILEVSEKYGVDRLLIIALIAVESEFRNVVGMHGELGLMQIKPETAEFVCRIYGLDEPEEGWGRLLWDHKLNVELGTLYLKYQLERFSGSVLKALEAYNGGNSKSRYAARVVDRYRELMNHSLADRGG; from the coding sequence ATGAGAAGCTTGAAGTGGCTGACGACGCTGTTCTTGCTGCAGACATTTTTCGTTCTGGCGATCGAGGTGCCGGACTGGTTTGCAAAACTGATGGTCGAGACGCGTTCGAAACATGGATTGCTCACGGACGACGTATACGTTGCGAGCCTTTACGAAACGATACTCGAAGTCAGTGAGAAGTACGGTGTGGATCGTCTGTTGATAATTGCACTCATAGCTGTAGAAAGTGAGTTCAGGAATGTGGTGGGAATGCATGGTGAGCTGGGTTTGATGCAGATCAAGCCCGAGACCGCAGAGTTTGTGTGTCGAATCTACGGCCTTGATGAGCCCGAAGAGGGTTGGGGTAGACTGCTCTGGGATCACAAACTGAATGTGGAGCTTGGTACCCTTTATCTGAAATACCAGCTTGAAAGATTCTCAGGCAGCGTACTCAAGGCTCTCGAGGCTTACAACGGTGGCAATTCGAAAAGCCGTTACGCTGCCAGAGTGGTGGACCGCTACAGGGAGTTGATGAACCATTCGCTTGCTGATCGTGGAGGATGA
- the dnaX gene encoding DNA polymerase III subunit gamma/tau: MEALYRKYRPKSFSQVIDQVQAKLVLQNAILTDRVSHAYIFSGPRGSGKTTLARILAKALNCPNRKDFEPCCTCESCISIDKGNHPDVIELDAASNRGIDEIRRIRDAVMFKPMMGMYKVYIIDEFHMLTREAFNALLKTLEEPPERVVFVLATTNLERVPATIVSRCQLIEFRSFKENDILQQLKLVASKENIPAEEEALKIIAKRASGGMRDALTMLEQVSSYALSDRITVETVERALGLAPSGAVEEYLHALMNGDATKVGEIVDRMYEEGYDIEQFVQVCLERMEEEIASHPSTETISLARDLMNLASEMRFFENKRIACKLLSIDIAARRGTKVQPTQSAKEQAKSIEPIEQKDEAVKVQSDLSDQIDVSPLLDYLRNQGDMAMYVALVQANITKKDGTVEVSFLPSQRFQYEYLREKLFELEYLFKTQLKSNVTVELKVDEEREKQLLEKLQKLFPGRIKIEE; this comes from the coding sequence ATGGAAGCGCTCTATAGGAAGTACAGGCCCAAGAGCTTCTCCCAGGTAATAGACCAGGTTCAAGCTAAGCTGGTTCTCCAGAATGCTATTTTAACCGATCGTGTATCGCACGCGTACATATTCTCTGGTCCGCGCGGAAGCGGGAAAACCACACTTGCAAGGATACTCGCCAAGGCCTTGAACTGTCCAAACAGGAAGGATTTTGAACCCTGTTGCACGTGTGAAAGCTGTATCTCCATAGATAAGGGAAATCACCCCGACGTTATCGAGTTGGACGCAGCATCGAACCGGGGCATAGACGAAATAAGAAGGATTAGAGATGCTGTGATGTTCAAACCCATGATGGGAATGTACAAAGTTTACATAATCGACGAGTTTCACATGCTCACGAGAGAAGCCTTCAACGCGTTGCTCAAAACGCTTGAAGAGCCTCCCGAGCGTGTGGTCTTCGTGCTGGCCACAACCAACTTAGAGAGGGTTCCAGCAACGATAGTATCGCGGTGCCAACTGATAGAATTTCGAAGTTTCAAGGAAAACGATATCTTACAGCAGCTGAAACTCGTTGCATCCAAAGAAAACATACCTGCCGAGGAAGAGGCTCTCAAAATCATCGCCAAGCGTGCATCGGGTGGCATGCGGGACGCGCTGACGATGCTTGAACAGGTTTCAAGTTATGCGCTCAGCGATAGAATCACAGTCGAAACGGTGGAGCGAGCGCTGGGCTTGGCTCCGTCAGGAGCGGTGGAAGAATACCTTCACGCGTTGATGAACGGCGATGCGACGAAGGTTGGAGAGATCGTAGACAGAATGTACGAAGAAGGTTACGACATCGAACAGTTCGTTCAGGTCTGCCTGGAACGAATGGAGGAAGAGATCGCTTCTCATCCATCCACGGAGACGATCTCTCTCGCCAGGGACCTGATGAACCTGGCAAGCGAGATGAGGTTCTTCGAAAACAAACGAATCGCCTGCAAGCTGCTTTCAATCGACATCGCAGCCAGGAGAGGAACAAAGGTGCAGCCGACGCAGTCTGCAAAGGAGCAGGCGAAAAGCATCGAGCCAATTGAACAGAAAGACGAAGCTGTAAAGGTACAATCAGACCTTTCTGACCAGATCGATGTCAGCCCGTTACTGGACTATCTGAGAAATCAGGGCGACATGGCGATGTATGTGGCACTGGTGCAGGCGAACATCACAAAGAAAGATGGTACAGTAGAAGTATCGTTCCTTCCGTCTCAAAGATTTCAATACGAGTATCTCAGAGAAAAACTCTTCGAGCTGGAGTATCTCTTCAAAACTCAGCTCAAGTCTAACGTTACCGTTGAGCTCAAGGTTGACGAAGAACGCGAGAAACAGTTGCTCGAAAAACTTCAGAAGTTGTTCCCAGGTAGAATCAAGATAGAGGAGTGA
- a CDS encoding YbaB/EbfC family nucleoid-associated protein, whose protein sequence is MKKIKGFGGRSYGAAKGEGKEIDLGSLQKVQQEMAKKLEQLEASFSQMEVTGTAGGGAIKVRATCDYRIVSIEYDDELLQNKDMLNDLIIAAVNEALREIQKRRDEEMMRITQDQLRL, encoded by the coding sequence TTGAAGAAGATCAAAGGCTTTGGAGGAAGAAGTTACGGAGCGGCAAAGGGAGAAGGGAAGGAAATCGACTTGGGTTCGTTGCAGAAGGTCCAGCAGGAGATGGCAAAGAAGTTGGAACAGCTCGAAGCTTCTTTCAGCCAGATGGAAGTAACTGGGACGGCAGGTGGTGGCGCAATCAAGGTGAGGGCCACGTGCGACTATCGCATAGTGTCGATCGAGTACGACGATGAATTGCTACAGAACAAGGACATGCTGAACGATCTGATCATCGCTGCGGTGAACGAGGCGCTCAGAGAGATTCAAAAACGCAGAGATGAAGAGATGATGAGGATAACGCAAGATCAGTTGCGTTTGTGA
- the gap gene encoding type I glyceraldehyde-3-phosphate dehydrogenase — MRVAINGFGRIGRLVFREILKRNSSNIEVVAINDITDAATLAHLFKYDSVHKIYPGEVRTENDSIIIDGKAYKVFSEKDPAKLPWKDLGVDVVIESSGVFTDREKASLHLQAGAKKVVITAPAKGEGVTTIVIGCNEDKLTAEHDIISCASCTTNSIAPIIKVLHEKFNIENGFLTTVHAYTNDQRVLDLPHKDLRRARAAALSIIPTTTGAAKAVALVVPELKGKLDGVALRVPVPDGSISDFVALVSKETSIEEVNQVMKEACETRLKGIIAYNTDPIVSCDIIGTSYSGIFDATLTNVKGKLIKVFSWYDNEYGYSCRVVDTVELLAKLL; from the coding sequence ATGAGAGTAGCGATCAACGGTTTCGGTAGGATTGGAAGGTTGGTGTTCAGAGAAATTCTCAAGAGGAATTCTTCAAACATTGAAGTGGTAGCCATCAACGACATCACGGATGCCGCAACATTGGCTCATCTTTTCAAGTACGATTCTGTTCACAAGATTTACCCGGGAGAGGTTCGAACTGAGAATGACTCCATAATCATCGACGGTAAGGCGTACAAAGTTTTCAGTGAGAAGGATCCTGCAAAGCTTCCATGGAAAGATCTCGGTGTGGATGTCGTCATCGAGTCCTCCGGTGTCTTCACCGATAGAGAGAAAGCCTCGCTACATCTGCAAGCAGGAGCTAAGAAAGTCGTCATAACCGCTCCAGCGAAAGGTGAAGGTGTCACCACAATCGTCATCGGTTGCAACGAAGACAAACTCACGGCCGAACACGACATCATATCCTGTGCTTCCTGTACGACCAACTCCATCGCGCCAATCATAAAGGTGCTCCACGAGAAGTTCAACATCGAGAACGGTTTTCTCACGACGGTACACGCGTACACGAACGATCAAAGGGTGCTCGACCTGCCACACAAAGATCTGAGAAGAGCGAGGGCTGCCGCGTTGAGCATCATCCCAACGACTACGGGAGCCGCGAAAGCCGTGGCACTCGTGGTCCCAGAACTCAAAGGTAAACTCGATGGAGTTGCTCTCAGGGTACCAGTCCCAGACGGCTCCATATCGGACTTCGTCGCCCTCGTGAGCAAGGAGACAAGTATAGAAGAAGTCAACCAGGTCATGAAGGAAGCTTGCGAGACACGACTTAAGGGCATCATAGCGTACAACACCGATCCCATCGTGAGCTGTGACATAATTGGAACGTCTTATTCTGGAATCTTCGATGCCACTTTGACAAACGTTAAGGGCAAGCTGATCAAAGTCTTTTCCTGGTACGACAACGAGTACGGCTATTCTTGCAGGGTCGTCGATACAGTAGAATTGCTCGCAAAACTTCTGTGA
- a CDS encoding phosphoglycerate kinase gives MKKMTIRDVDLNGKTVIMRVDFNVPVENGKVTDDTRIVAALPTIKYAVEHNAKVILLSHLGRPKGVDPKYSMKPVAEHLKQISGLNVIFVPHVVGEEVKRAVQEAKPKDVIVLENTRFHPGEEKNDPELAKAWAELADIHVNDAFGTAHRAHASNVGIASFIPSVAGFLMEKEIEFLNKVTYEPDHPYVVVLGGAKVSDKIGVITNLMNKADKILIGGAMMFTFLKAQGLNVGSSLVENDKLDLAKQILEQAEQKKVKMVLPVDCVIAQKIEANAEKKIVDLKDGIPEGWMGLDIGPKTVELFEKELEDAKTVVWNGPMGVFEIDDFAEGTKRVALAISRVKGTTVVGGGDSAAAVAKFNLESAYSHVSTGGGASLEFLEGRELPGIKSIADKKK, from the coding sequence ATGAAGAAGATGACCATAAGGGATGTTGATTTGAACGGAAAGACTGTCATCATGCGTGTAGACTTCAACGTTCCTGTAGAAAACGGCAAGGTCACAGACGACACGCGCATCGTGGCCGCCCTGCCAACGATAAAGTATGCTGTGGAACACAACGCAAAGGTTATACTGCTTTCACATTTAGGAAGACCGAAGGGTGTTGACCCGAAATACAGCATGAAACCCGTGGCTGAACATCTGAAGCAGATATCGGGTTTGAACGTCATCTTCGTTCCACACGTTGTTGGGGAAGAGGTGAAGAGGGCCGTCCAGGAGGCCAAACCCAAGGACGTCATCGTCCTGGAGAACACGAGATTTCATCCCGGAGAAGAAAAGAACGATCCTGAGCTGGCAAAGGCCTGGGCTGAGTTGGCCGACATCCACGTGAACGACGCGTTCGGTACTGCCCACAGGGCACATGCATCGAACGTCGGCATTGCTTCTTTCATACCGAGTGTGGCGGGATTCCTGATGGAAAAGGAGATCGAGTTTCTCAACAAAGTGACCTATGAACCTGATCATCCTTACGTTGTCGTACTCGGTGGCGCGAAAGTGTCTGACAAGATTGGTGTCATCACGAACCTCATGAATAAGGCCGACAAGATCCTCATAGGTGGAGCGATGATGTTCACCTTCCTCAAGGCGCAAGGCCTGAACGTTGGCTCGTCACTCGTCGAGAATGACAAGCTCGATCTGGCCAAGCAGATACTCGAGCAAGCAGAACAAAAGAAGGTGAAAATGGTTCTGCCCGTGGATTGCGTCATCGCACAGAAGATAGAAGCAAATGCCGAGAAGAAGATCGTCGATCTGAAGGATGGAATACCTGAAGGTTGGATGGGGCTGGACATAGGTCCAAAGACGGTTGAATTGTTCGAAAAAGAACTCGAAGACGCGAAGACCGTTGTCTGGAACGGACCAATGGGAGTTTTCGAAATAGATGACTTTGCGGAAGGTACCAAGAGAGTCGCCCTCGCAATCAGCAGAGTGAAGGGAACAACCGTGGTCGGCGGAGGCGATTCAGCGGCAGCCGTTGCCAAATTCAACCTGGAATCTGCCTATTCGCACGTTTCAACCGGAGGTGGCGCCTCGCTCGAGTTCCTGGAAGGTCGAGAACTGCCTGGCATAAAGAGCATCGCCGATAAAAAAAAATAG
- the tpiA gene encoding triose-phosphate isomerase → MILAGNWKMHKTNEEAKLFVNRLINDLAGKRFKIVVCPPFVSLTDVVEITRGTNISIGAQNCHFERSGAFTGEVSAAMLKAIGIEYVIVGHSERRKYFNETDEMINRKVKSVLSEGMKPILCVGETKEEREKGLTFCVVEMQIRHALYGLSRQEVENIVIAYEPVWAIGTGVVAKPEQAQEVHRFIRKLLSELYDTKLAESIPILYGGSIKPDNFFAIMAQPDVDGGLVGGASLDEQFVKLAQIVQSFAV, encoded by the coding sequence CTGATCCTCGCTGGTAACTGGAAGATGCACAAAACTAACGAAGAGGCTAAGCTCTTCGTTAACCGATTGATTAACGATTTGGCGGGCAAGCGTTTCAAAATCGTTGTTTGCCCGCCTTTCGTTTCTCTGACAGACGTTGTAGAAATAACACGTGGCACAAACATCTCAATTGGCGCGCAGAACTGCCACTTCGAGCGCAGTGGAGCGTTCACTGGAGAAGTTTCCGCTGCGATGCTGAAGGCGATTGGCATCGAGTACGTGATCGTTGGACACTCTGAGCGAAGGAAATACTTCAACGAAACTGATGAGATGATCAACAGAAAGGTGAAATCCGTGCTCTCTGAGGGCATGAAACCTATACTGTGTGTGGGTGAGACCAAGGAAGAACGCGAGAAAGGTTTGACGTTCTGCGTTGTTGAGATGCAGATCAGACACGCTCTCTATGGGCTCTCGAGGCAGGAAGTGGAGAACATCGTCATAGCGTACGAACCAGTTTGGGCGATAGGCACCGGTGTCGTTGCCAAACCCGAACAGGCCCAAGAGGTCCACAGGTTCATAAGAAAATTACTCTCAGAACTTTACGACACAAAGCTCGCAGAGAGCATACCGATCTTGTATGGAGGAAGCATAAAACCTGATAACTTCTTCGCAATCATGGCTCAGCCTGACGTGGACGGAGGCCTGGTGGGTGGTGCGAGCCTGGACGAACAGTTCGTCAAACTTGCCCAGATTGTGCAGTCTTTCGCAGTGTGA
- a CDS encoding 2-phosphosulfolactate phosphatase family protein, whose amino-acid sequence MIFVPKQKVKSDVCVLIDVLRATSVIVTALANGAVSVKPVSNVRKALAEKTSNMLVCGERKSVKPRGFDLGNSPTEYSRERVAGKRIVLTTSNGTRAVEKIECKILYAASFLNLSAVVQQLRRHRHFTLVCSGQNGGIAVEDVLCAGAIVAMCGAKEKSDSALIAESVWKCSDSVFRSLCESKHGQELIEIGFLKDIEYCSQIDIHPIVPVFDGTSFTLRKTAQSGQV is encoded by the coding sequence GTGATCTTTGTTCCGAAACAAAAGGTGAAATCGGATGTGTGCGTTCTGATAGACGTGCTCAGGGCCACGAGCGTCATAGTCACGGCTCTTGCGAACGGTGCAGTTTCTGTGAAGCCTGTCTCGAATGTGAGAAAGGCACTCGCAGAAAAAACATCAAACATGCTCGTGTGTGGAGAGAGGAAAAGTGTCAAGCCGAGAGGCTTCGATCTTGGAAATTCACCAACTGAGTATTCAAGGGAGAGAGTTGCCGGTAAGAGAATCGTTCTGACGACCAGCAATGGCACGCGTGCGGTCGAAAAGATCGAGTGCAAGATCCTCTACGCAGCGAGTTTTCTAAACCTTTCTGCCGTGGTTCAACAACTGAGAAGACACCGTCATTTCACGCTGGTTTGCTCTGGGCAGAACGGTGGCATCGCCGTAGAGGATGTGCTGTGCGCTGGTGCGATCGTCGCAATGTGTGGTGCGAAAGAAAAATCGGACTCGGCACTGATAGCCGAGTCCGTTTGGAAATGTAGCGATTCGGTTTTTCGAAGCCTCTGTGAATCAAAGCACGGCCAGGAACTGATTGAAATAGGGTTCCTGAAAGACATCGAATACTGTTCTCAAATCGATATTCATCCGATCGTACCTGTTTTCGACGGAACTTCTTTCACACTGCGAAAGACTGCACAATCTGGGCAAGTTTGA
- a CDS encoding glutaredoxin family protein, which yields MQHIKITIYTTPTCPYCARAKSYLRQLGLKFTEVDVSRDPVAAERLVKKTGQTGVPVIEIGNQIVIGFDKEKIDRILGVR from the coding sequence ATGCAACACATCAAAATAACAATTTACACCACACCCACGTGCCCATACTGCGCGAGGGCAAAAAGTTACTTGAGACAGCTCGGTCTCAAATTCACCGAGGTGGATGTCTCGCGTGATCCAGTGGCGGCGGAACGCTTGGTCAAAAAGACTGGTCAAACGGGAGTTCCCGTGATCGAGATCGGCAATCAAATAGTCATAGGTTTTGATAAAGAGAAGATAGACAGGATCTTGGGAGTGAGATGA
- the yqeK gene encoding bis(5'-nucleosyl)-tetraphosphatase (symmetrical) YqeK, which translates to MQHIVEELIQTLKLLVTPRRLRHIYSCCNFARKLAKLHRVDEQKVTVACLAHDAFRDVPASKLLKIARAYGIEPNEMELAHPVLLHGKVAAEYLKRRFKIEDQEILEAVSAHTSGKPYMSEIAKIVFLADSLEETRVYEGVEDLRKLAEQDLDEAVIQTLRNKICYAVKKEYLLFPQTVEMWNWLLWNKRPRPLTVNDQDGVEGG; encoded by the coding sequence GTGCAGCATATTGTCGAAGAACTGATCCAGACACTGAAACTTTTGGTGACTCCAAGGCGACTCCGTCACATATATTCTTGCTGTAACTTTGCAAGGAAACTTGCAAAATTACACCGTGTAGACGAACAGAAGGTTACGGTTGCCTGTTTGGCGCATGATGCGTTCAGGGACGTGCCTGCATCGAAGCTGTTGAAAATTGCCAGGGCATATGGGATCGAACCCAACGAGATGGAGCTGGCACATCCTGTGCTCTTGCACGGGAAAGTTGCGGCCGAGTATTTGAAAAGAAGATTCAAGATTGAGGATCAAGAGATTCTCGAAGCTGTTTCTGCCCACACGAGTGGAAAGCCATACATGAGCGAGATCGCGAAGATCGTTTTCCTTGCGGACTCACTTGAAGAGACAAGGGTTTACGAGGGCGTGGAGGATTTAAGAAAGCTGGCAGAGCAAGATCTGGACGAGGCCGTGATTCAGACGCTTCGAAACAAGATTTGTTACGCAGTGAAAAAAGAGTACCTTCTTTTTCCACAAACGGTTGAAATGTGGAACTGGTTGCTTTGGAACAAGAGGCCCAGGCCACTGACAGTGAACGATCAAGATGGAGTCGAAGGAGGCTGA
- a CDS encoding DUF503 domain-containing protein: MHVAVVSFKIKLFGISSLKEKRSLIKRLMNELRSKYNVSVSEVGMCDSKGWAEIGIAVVNSAKEVVDSTVEQISNVLESTYGLQIVELEREGW; the protein is encoded by the coding sequence ATGCACGTGGCCGTGGTGAGCTTCAAGATCAAACTGTTCGGTATCAGCAGTTTGAAGGAGAAGCGCAGTCTCATCAAAAGACTCATGAACGAACTGAGGAGCAAATACAACGTCTCAGTTTCTGAAGTTGGCATGTGTGATTCGAAGGGTTGGGCTGAAATAGGCATCGCCGTCGTGAACTCTGCGAAGGAGGTCGTTGACAGCACGGTGGAACAGATAAGCAACGTCCTTGAATCAACGTACGGTCTACAGATCGTTGAACTGGAGAGAGAAGGATGGTGA